A section of the Peptoanaerobacter stomatis genome encodes:
- a CDS encoding ABC transporter ATP-binding protein, which translates to MSNNLILSAKDIGITFGGLKAVSEFNLEIYQNEIVGLIGPNGAGKTTVFNLLTGVYEPTEGEIKLNGTLLNGKKVHQIVSMGIARTFQNIRLFKALTVAENVAVAFNKDMKTSIPSSIFRTKGFFKEERKIYNKVMDILKIFSLDEYKDEKADNLPYGKQRKLEIARAMATSPQLLLLDEPAAGMNDTETAELMETIGILKDKFKISILLIEHDMNLVLGICEKLNVLDYGRMLASGNPQEVIKDERVISAYLGD; encoded by the coding sequence ATGAGTAATAATCTTATATTATCAGCAAAAGATATAGGAATAACATTTGGTGGTTTGAAAGCAGTTTCAGAATTTAATTTGGAAATATATCAAAATGAAATAGTTGGACTTATAGGACCTAATGGAGCGGGAAAAACAACTGTATTTAATTTACTTACAGGAGTTTATGAACCTACAGAAGGCGAAATAAAATTAAACGGAACTTTGCTGAACGGAAAAAAAGTTCATCAAATAGTGTCTATGGGTATAGCAAGAACATTCCAAAATATAAGGCTTTTTAAAGCACTTACAGTTGCCGAAAATGTTGCTGTAGCCTTTAATAAAGATATGAAAACATCAATTCCTTCATCCATTTTTAGAACGAAAGGATTTTTTAAAGAAGAAAGAAAAATATATAATAAAGTAATGGATATTTTAAAAATATTTTCATTAGATGAATATAAAGATGAAAAAGCGGATAACCTTCCATATGGTAAACAAAGAAAATTGGAAATAGCAAGAGCTATGGCTACATCTCCACAATTGTTGTTGCTGGATGAACCTGCGGCCGGTATGAATGATACGGAAACGGCAGAACTTATGGAAACAATAGGTATATTAAAAGATAAATTTAAAATATCTATATTATTGATCGAACATGATATGAACCTTGTGCTTGGAATATGTGAAAAATTGAATGTTTTGGATTATGGAAGAATGTTGGCATCAGGTAATCCGCAAGAAGTAATAAAAGATGAAAGAGTAATAAGTGCATACTTAGGGGATTAG
- a CDS encoding ABC transporter ATP-binding protein, with the protein MSLLEIKDLNVYYGNIHAIKDISLIVEKGEIVSLIGANGAGKTTTLQTISGIIRAKSGQIIYHDKDITKMKAHIILKEGIAQVPEGRRIFSHLTVYDNLMLGSYSIKDSMESKKREIAQIYERFPRLEERQKQLAGTLSGGEQQMLAIGRAIMSRPEILILDEPSMGLAPLLVKEIFEIIKDLNKNNNTTILLVEQNAKMALSIADRAYVLETGKIIKEGNAKDLLNDDIVRKAYLGA; encoded by the coding sequence ATGTCATTGTTAGAGATAAAAGATTTGAATGTATATTATGGAAACATACACGCAATAAAAGATATATCCCTGATAGTAGAAAAAGGAGAAATAGTATCACTGATAGGTGCAAACGGTGCAGGTAAGACTACAACGCTTCAAACCATATCAGGAATAATAAGAGCAAAAAGCGGACAAATAATTTACCATGATAAAGATATAACCAAAATGAAGGCACATATAATACTTAAAGAGGGTATAGCACAAGTACCGGAAGGTAGAAGAATATTTTCGCATTTAACGGTATACGACAATCTTATGTTAGGCAGTTACAGTATAAAAGATAGCATGGAGAGTAAAAAGAGGGAAATAGCACAAATATATGAGAGATTTCCAAGGCTTGAAGAAAGACAAAAACAGCTTGCAGGAACTCTATCAGGTGGAGAACAACAAATGCTTGCGATAGGCAGAGCTATAATGAGCAGACCTGAGATACTCATATTAGATGAACCGTCAATGGGGTTAGCACCTTTGCTTGTGAAAGAAATATTTGAAATAATAAAAGACCTCAATAAAAATAATAATACTACAATATTATTGGTAGAGCAAAATGCAAAAATGGCACTTAGCATTGCAGATAGAGCCTATGTATTGGAAACAGGTAAGATAATAAAAGAAGGAAATGCAAAAGATTTGTTGAATGATGATATAGTAAGAAAAGCATATTTAGGTGCATAA
- a CDS encoding GGDEF domain-containing protein: MYSINYFNKDEFKKSLIEKGTIPLNQKWRKIHLKIELLIIFVTFLMELIILIIGYKKYMTISSSTYLIRYLLVPTSINLSLYFIAYLVNRYSTNDKKFENIKNIVVNISFVIQIFVVAVVHQYFSAVYFIFTVPILLSVIYGSIGMAAIITILSIFCIMISAFLIKYDSDLVVNFAFSVDILLIETMIIIFFILAVLIMVYIRKKQEKLISTMIDIQTLKNSINVDRLTGVYTKIMLREFFEDAKEGLFGNEFCIAICDIDNLSNVNNEFSHTAGDRILNIFGNILKRYESNNFVPIRYGGEEFVLGINENIDKAIRELNQIKERFKRECKDEFGKQVSLSIGITVSDINKAPTNILAEADVALRYAKQSGKDMILIYDEKTMKID; this comes from the coding sequence ATGTATAGTATAAATTATTTTAATAAAGATGAGTTTAAGAAAAGTTTGATAGAAAAAGGAACTATTCCATTAAACCAAAAATGGAGAAAAATACATTTAAAGATAGAATTATTAATCATATTTGTAACTTTTTTAATGGAGCTGATAATACTTATTATAGGATATAAAAAATATATGACTATTAGCTCGTCTACTTATCTGATTAGATATTTATTGGTTCCAACATCTATTAACTTGTCTCTATATTTTATTGCGTATCTTGTCAATAGATATAGTACGAATGATAAAAAATTTGAAAATATTAAAAACATAGTAGTAAATATTTCTTTTGTAATTCAAATATTTGTAGTAGCAGTTGTACATCAGTATTTTTCGGCAGTGTATTTTATATTCACAGTGCCTATTTTATTATCAGTAATATATGGAAGTATAGGTATGGCGGCTATTATTACAATATTATCTATATTTTGTATAATGATAAGTGCATTTTTGATTAAATATGATTCTGATTTAGTTGTAAATTTCGCTTTTTCTGTAGATATTTTACTGATAGAAACAATGATTATAATATTTTTTATATTAGCTGTATTGATAATGGTATATATTAGAAAAAAGCAGGAAAAACTGATATCTACAATGATTGATATACAAACCCTGAAAAATAGTATTAATGTTGACAGATTGACAGGCGTATATACAAAAATAATGCTTAGAGAATTTTTTGAAGATGCAAAAGAAGGTTTGTTTGGAAATGAGTTTTGTATAGCTATATGTGATATTGATAATCTGAGCAATGTTAACAATGAGTTTAGCCATACAGCTGGAGACAGGATATTGAATATATTCGGGAATATCTTGAAAAGATATGAGAGCAACAATTTTGTTCCTATAAGATATGGAGGAGAAGAATTTGTTTTAGGAATAAATGAAAATATCGACAAAGCAATAAGAGAACTTAATCAAATAAAAGAAAGATTTAAAAGAGAATGTAAAGATGAGTTCGGAAAACAGGTGAGTTTAAGCATAGGAATAACAGTATCTGATATAAATAAAGCACCAACCAATATATTGGCAGAGGCGGATGTCGCTTTACGTTATGCTAAACAATCCGGCAAAGATATGATTTTGATTTATGACGAGAAAACTATGAAAATAGATTAA
- a CDS encoding branched-chain amino acid ABC transporter permease encodes MNTFKKKNFIINIFGVTAVFLLINFLMQIGVITNYLSGIIILVCINMVLAISLNITAGCLGQMALGHAGFMSIGAYTAGLFTKSGLIPGFAGYIVALILGGLVAAIIGLGIGIPALRLKGDYLAILTLAFCEIIRVLIEFFKFTGGAKGLTGIKLYKNFSVIYIIMVLCVFMMYTFMKSRHGRAILSIREDEIASEASGINPTFYKTLAFVYSAFFAGLAGGMYAHYIGILGAKNFDFNKSIDILVIVVLGGLGSFTGSAIGAIVLTVLPELLRGFNDYRMFIYSIILILMMIFRPYGLLGTKEFSLTNLIDRALPNAKLKKGGGANE; translated from the coding sequence ATGAATACATTTAAAAAGAAAAATTTCATAATAAATATTTTCGGTGTAACTGCTGTCTTCCTGTTAATCAATTTTCTTATGCAAATAGGAGTAATAACCAATTATTTAAGTGGTATAATAATTTTGGTATGTATAAATATGGTTCTTGCAATAAGTCTTAACATAACTGCAGGTTGTCTTGGACAAATGGCACTTGGACACGCAGGTTTTATGTCAATAGGTGCATATACAGCAGGATTGTTCACTAAATCAGGTTTAATTCCGGGATTTGCAGGATATATAGTAGCGCTTATATTAGGCGGATTGGTTGCTGCTATAATAGGATTGGGCATAGGTATACCTGCACTTAGGCTTAAAGGAGATTACTTGGCAATTCTTACTCTTGCATTTTGTGAGATAATAAGAGTTTTGATTGAGTTTTTTAAGTTTACAGGCGGAGCAAAAGGACTTACAGGAATAAAACTGTATAAAAACTTTTCAGTAATATATATTATTATGGTTTTATGTGTATTTATGATGTATACATTTATGAAATCAAGACACGGAAGAGCTATACTGTCAATAAGAGAAGATGAGATAGCATCTGAAGCATCAGGTATAAATCCTACGTTTTATAAGACACTTGCCTTTGTATATTCTGCTTTTTTTGCAGGACTTGCAGGAGGTATGTATGCACATTATATAGGAATATTGGGAGCAAAAAATTTTGATTTCAATAAATCTATAGATATATTGGTTATTGTTGTGCTTGGAGGACTTGGAAGTTTTACCGGTTCTGCAATAGGAGCAATAGTGCTTACAGTTTTACCTGAGCTTCTTAGAGGATTTAATGATTATAGAATGTTTATTTATTCTATAATATTGATATTGATGATGATATTTAGACCATATGGCTTGCTTGGAACAAAAGAGTTTTCTCTTACTAATCTGATTGATAGAGCATTGCCCAATGCAAAATTGAAAAAAGGCGGTGGGGCAAATGAGTAA
- a CDS encoding S1C family serine protease has protein sequence MRNRLGNFFSGLLGVVIGCVVTFVAIVPQANRVMTTNTSNNAINEIAVEKTNADISKYDFTNLYKNVAKSAMPSVVGITTVFLDDSSQDSYFDFYFGNGATSRVREGLGTGVIVDSSGYILTNSHVVEDGQAEKVNVLFNDGTTKEAEVKWYDTSLDLAIIKVEGENYPVAKLGNSDKVEVGDIAIAIGNPLGLQFERTMTQGIISGIDRTVSVSDSTSMSNLLQTDASINQGNSGGPLLNANGEVIGINTIKATGGEGLGFSIPINTAKVFVDIIKENGEIKDKPILGVKAITLSQIKNSAKLETQTKDGVYVHSIYENSPAQKAGLKKGDIIIKLNDDTIKNMSDLQASLYKYGQDLNEPVTITIERDNKEIVLKTTLMTEDEIVNTQKKQSSPLNSLFGN, from the coding sequence ATGAGAAATAGATTGGGCAACTTTTTTTCGGGACTTTTAGGAGTAGTAATCGGATGTGTTGTAACATTTGTGGCGATTGTACCACAGGCAAATAGAGTTATGACCACCAATACAAGCAATAATGCAATTAATGAAATAGCAGTAGAAAAAACAAATGCGGATATAAGTAAATATGATTTTACAAATTTATATAAAAATGTGGCAAAATCGGCTATGCCATCAGTAGTTGGTATAACAACAGTATTTTTAGATGATTCATCACAAGATTCATATTTTGATTTTTATTTTGGCAACGGTGCGACTTCAAGGGTTAGAGAAGGTCTTGGAACAGGGGTTATCGTTGATTCATCAGGATATATATTGACCAATTCACATGTTGTAGAAGACGGTCAAGCTGAAAAAGTCAATGTGTTGTTTAATGATGGCACAACAAAAGAAGCTGAAGTAAAATGGTATGATACAAGTTTGGATCTTGCAATAATAAAGGTGGAAGGCGAAAATTATCCAGTAGCAAAACTTGGAAATAGTGATAAAGTAGAAGTTGGAGATATAGCAATAGCAATAGGTAATCCATTAGGTTTGCAATTTGAAAGAACAATGACTCAAGGAATAATAAGCGGAATAGACAGAACAGTTAGCGTAAGCGACTCTACATCTATGAGTAATTTATTACAAACAGATGCATCAATTAATCAAGGGAACAGTGGTGGACCGCTATTAAATGCAAATGGTGAAGTAATCGGAATAAACACAATTAAGGCAACAGGCGGAGAAGGTCTTGGATTTTCAATTCCTATAAATACTGCAAAAGTATTCGTTGATATAATAAAAGAAAACGGAGAAATAAAGGATAAACCTATTTTAGGAGTAAAAGCGATTACGCTCAGTCAGATAAAAAATTCAGCAAAATTGGAAACACAAACAAAAGACGGAGTATATGTTCACAGCATATATGAGAATTCACCGGCTCAAAAAGCAGGTCTCAAAAAAGGAGATATAATTATAAAACTAAACGATGACACAATAAAAAATATGTCAGATTTGCAAGCAAGTTTATATAAGTATGGTCAAGACCTGAACGAACCTGTAACCATAACAATAGAAAGAGATAACAAAGAAATAGTATTGAAGACCACTTTGATGACTGAAGATGAGATAGTAAATACTCAAAAGAAACAATCATCTCCATTAAATTCACTATTTGGTAATTAG
- a CDS encoding MBL fold metallo-hydrolase, whose translation MQYISVASGSSGNCHFLQEKNTKILIDAGLSGKSIIDSLARHDIELNDIKAVFITHEHTDHIKGAGIISRKFDIPIYSTQGTWESMMHKIGNIKEHNIKIIKNMDDVFIGDLKISSIPINHDAADPVAYKITDGKKALSIVTDLGIVTKQLMNFIKECEVIILEANHDINMLDAGPYTYELKRRVKSNFGHLSNDSAGECAASLVKEKAYKIMLAHLSRQNNIPILAYQSVLSILSEHGIKVGCDVELSVLEQFTTSEKVTV comes from the coding sequence ATGCAATATATATCAGTAGCATCCGGAAGTAGTGGAAACTGCCATTTCTTACAGGAAAAAAATACAAAAATTTTAATAGATGCAGGTCTTAGTGGAAAAAGTATAATAGATTCGTTGGCAAGGCACGATATTGAGCTTAATGATATAAAGGCTGTGTTCATAACGCATGAACATACGGATCACATAAAAGGAGCGGGCATAATATCAAGAAAATTTGATATACCTATATATTCCACACAAGGAACATGGGAAAGCATGATGCATAAAATAGGTAATATCAAAGAGCATAACATAAAAATTATAAAAAATATGGATGATGTTTTCATAGGTGATTTAAAGATATCGTCAATTCCTATAAATCACGATGCTGCAGATCCTGTAGCTTATAAAATAACAGATGGAAAAAAAGCTTTGTCAATAGTTACAGATCTTGGTATAGTAACAAAACAGCTGATGAATTTTATTAAAGAATGTGAGGTAATAATTTTAGAGGCAAATCATGATATAAATATGCTTGATGCAGGTCCGTACACTTATGAATTAAAAAGAAGGGTAAAATCTAATTTTGGGCATTTGTCAAATGATAGTGCCGGCGAATGTGCAGCATCTTTGGTAAAAGAAAAAGCTTATAAAATAATGCTTGCTCACTTGTCAAGACAAAACAACATTCCTATATTGGCTTATCAAAGTGTACTTTCAATATTATCCGAGCATGGTATTAAAGTGGGGTGTGATGTAGAACTTTCAGTGCTTGAACAGTTTACTACATCAGAGAAAGTGACAGTATAG